From the Struthio camelus isolate bStrCam1 chromosome 19, bStrCam1.hap1, whole genome shotgun sequence genome, the window GCTAAGGCAGCCCGGTACTGCTGCAAGACACCACGGATGCTTTTAATGAACCCCTTGGACAAAGGGAAGAGGGGGAACCCAATATCAGGGTAACCACTCTTCTCCGGAAGGAAACTCCTGtagctcttcctccttttctttggtTTCACACTAGGCTGCAAGGCAGAGTCCTGGGCAGCCTTCCCCTCGTCCGTTCGGTCTCTGGCCAGGTCTACCTCCCTGGCTTGGCCTGTGCTCTCCGAGTCTGAGTACTGGTGGAGATCACCGGCGCTGGGCGTCGAGGTTGTGAACTCTGACTCATCCAGCTCCTCCTTCCCATCGAGTGCTGAGTCGGAAAACTCTGCTGCTGCCCCCTGCTCCGAAGAGCTGCCGTATTCCCCCAGTAACTCCGCATTGTCTCCTGGGCTCTCAGACAGGGTGCCGCAAGCAGAAAGGAGGGAGGTGGAATCTGCCCCGTTGGCCTGTTCGTGGCTCCGCTCTACCAGCTCGTTTGTCTCCAGCCAGGACTCAATGCGGGACACCAGGCGCCAACCGTTGCAGCGAAAATGCTCGCGGATTTCATGCTCAAAGACTTCCACTGGTCTGCGCAGCAGCTGCATCATCGACTGCACCACCCGGATCAGGGTCATCTCATTGTAGCAGCGGCTGTTCTCATAGCCCTCCTGAAGGCCACGGTCACTGTCAAACCCTGCCTCGTTGTAATAGGGCTCATTCACTAGGATAAGACCTGCCAGAAAAAAGGGAGAGCAACAGGTTAAAGGAGGAACTTTGCTGTGAATCATCATTCACAGTAGAAACTGCTGGGCCTTGATTTTTGCTAACATGTTTGAGGTTCAAGGGTCATGCCACTGTCTCTGAGAGCACAGACAAGGCACTGCAGGAGATCATGTTGCAGGGAAGCTGCACTTTGACTTCAAGCGGTTAGAGGCCAAGCTAGACAAACGGGAATCTTCTGCAAGATGCACTGGACTGATATCACATGGGGAGCACTTGTCTGAATGGGTCTGTGGCCTTCTGCTAGGGGCTGGATTCTCCTAGACCCTGCCAGGGGCACCAGCATGCAAGATCCTTGGCTGGCAAGCACAGGCTTCCACCAGCATGATGCAGAGGGCACACAACAGAGCACAGGAAGtcaagaggaagggaaggagaaagattttGTAGCTCACTCTCCTcaaaacaaccatcaaaaaagtTACAAGCAAGATATAACTAAACACACCCaaggctttttcctcctccttaaaTACGACCCTTCTCCTCTTAATCAGAAGGCCAAACCTAGGTCACTGGTTTGGATCTGGTCCTACTGCTTTTACCAGCATAGGCCCCTCAGACAAAGCAGTAGCAAGATACAGTGAATTTGGTGACAAGTCACCCACTTCCTCCTGCCTGTTTCTGGCTTCACGTAATTACATGTATGTAGCAACAGCACCAGTGCTGCCAGGCTGCTGGCAGCCTGCCACAAACTGCATTAGAGCTAGCAGAAAGGAGATCATGAGTCTCAAGAGTccaggcagcaggagggggagagAATAATTTGTCACCAGCACCAAGGTGCTCCAGTAAAGCACTCAGCATTTCACCTTCTAAATTTGGATCCTCAGCTTCATAAATGAGAAAAGGCATTTCTCATGGTGTTGTCTCTCAAAAGGAGGATACAGGTAGGCTGTGAGACTTCAGCAGACCAGGAGTGGCCTGCTGATTCAAGGCAGGAGCCCTTGGTCTGTGTCAAGGGTTTCCCAAGTCACATTCCTGGACTGTCTGGATAGAAAGGTGGCCTTGGGGAGAATACTTCATTTTGCCTGCCTGCTGTCAAACCAGACTGTGGCAGGGCAAAACTCCTCAGGCAGGAAGCCCTGGAGCAGGTCTAGACACACCTCTGATTATTCAGCTTCAGAAGCAGTGTAAACACCAGCATCATGGGCAAAAATACACCCAGTGTAGGATGAGTGGGTGACTCCGGATAAAAACAGCTTCAAAGGAAGCCCGGTTTAGCAGCAACTTCAACTCTCTAACTTTGGTAACTGGCTGAGGGCATAGTGGTTCACCTTTGTCAGCTCAGAATAACAAGCAAAACAGCTCTGTGGTTAGCAGCGAGAAGGTAAAGCATTGTGTCAGAGACCTGGGATGCAGCCAAGAATCAGGGCATGAGAAAAGCTTCCACTTGCTTGGACTGCTGACTTGGAGAGAGATGGAGAGGATGCTGCTTTGTCCAGCAAGGTGAGAGCACAGCTGGCACCACCTTGTGCACAGGGGGTTACAGACCCCAAttgcccccacccccaccccacgcaCTTCGGCCTGTATCCCCTCTTTCCCCTGGCTCTTCCTGTCCTGCCGGCTCTGCAGGAGCATTTACCTTGGATGGAGATGAGTACTTGAAGGAGGCTGGATTTACTAGTCCACCTTTCTGTCCCCTGAAACACATATACAAATGAGTCACAAAGGGCTGAAGCAGCACCCGTTTGCTGTGTGTTAAGTGCTGGATGAAGGCAGGTCCTAATCTCTAGGCTCAGCAGACACAGATGGGAGTTTCAGGTCTCTCTCTGCATACCCCTATCACTAAGGTCTTGCAGTACACAGAAGGAACAAGGGACCGACTCCACAAGCACGTGACACGCTCGTGTCCCTATTGTATCAACCCAACTCTCCGACACCTTCTGCTAGTCCAGCCCTGCGCTCACCGTATGCCACTTGTGCCTGCAACGCTGTAAGCCTATAGCGTCAGACACTAGTTCCAGTCCCGTCTCCCCCCTTGCCCCGAGCTACCCCAATCTGTCCATCCAAGACGCACACTATTTCACCAGCTCTGCTTATTCCTGTCTCCAGCGGGGCTTTAGATGAGGCCTGCAGTGTGGCACAAAGTCTGGGTGACGGGGACCTAAACCATGAGAGAACATCCCATATTTGTGCTGGCATCTCtgctccctctcagctctgccagcCATTACACAGTCTGGCTGGTTGACTACAGGCAGCTTCATCAAGATAGGACAGGCAACGGCCAAACACAATTCCAGAGGAAGCCTAAATATGCTAGTTATCTACTTCAGATATCTGAAACAGAGCCCAAAGCCTAAGCCCCCCTCCCAGTTCAAGCACAATCTGAGAGCAGAAGTCACCTAGGACTTTTGGCCTGGTAGGAAGTGGCTTGTTCTGAAAGCTGGCCTGGCACAGCAACAGTTTCCTGCAGAGGAACAAAGCCAGCATTACCTTGCCTATCCATGTCCCCAGGAGGCTGACGCACACTTTGCCATTGTCATACAGGTTGGGATTCAGTCTCCCACTACACTGGGAGAGGTAGCGGAAGAGAGGTGGGACAGCAGGGTAGATGTTGGGGAGCTGGATATCGAAGAGAAAGAGGCCATCTTCATAGGGTGTGCGCGTGGGCCCTTTTATAAGTGCTGAGAAGAGATCCTGCAGAGAGAAGCAACATAAACTACTAGGCACTATGAATGCCCTCTTACCATGGCAGGGTTGAATTTGCAGAGAAAGGGCAGGAGGGGCTACAATTAACAACTCTCACCGGGGACCTGCAGGGGCCAGCTCAAACACCACATCTATGGGCATTTTCCCCTTAGAAGGAGCTACGTTTCTGCCACAGCCCCAGGGCGGACCCAGCCTCTGGGTCTGAAGCAGGGCTTCAGAGGATGGCCAACCCCCACCACTCTACCCACTGTTTACACCATACTCTGCTGGCTGCCCACTTGCCTTTCCTGCTCCAGCAAGACATGAAGCCCAGGGGGCTAAACACCTGTAACAGGCTCCTTGCCATGAGGAGCTCTGTGTTTGCCACCCCGATTTGGGGAACGTGAGAGCAGCCCTTTATGATAACTAGAGCCTTATTTAACAGGCTGCACGTGTTCCTGCAACTCCAGTGCAAGGGATTAAGGCTAAGCAAGGAATTCTACTGAAAGCCACCAGtctgcagagcccagcaccaACACACAAGCATTTGAGTGCAAACACTTGCCATTCGGTCCTCAAAGGTTTTGACCATGATGCCATCAGGTAGGGAGGTGGCCAGGAGAGCCATCTCTTTCCGCACGGTGCTAAAGAACTTCTTCGCTTCTGGGGGCTGGAACTCCATTTTCTTGAAGGCATGGGTATCTGTGGGGCAAGGAACAGAAAGGGATTGAAGCCTGCCTCTGGAAACTGCCACAGGCTTTCcgaatgcaatttttttccccccacacatTATTAAACGCATCACTGGGAAGAGAAGAGTTGGGGAGTACCAGCAAGAGAAGCTTCAGAAGTATCTCGTTGAAGACTGACTCTTGTACCAACAGGAAACCCCACAACTCCTCAAGCTGTCCCAGCTCCTGTGTCATCCCAGACCAATTAAACTTGCTCCAGtgctaagccgggagacagtctAGAGACTGCTTGATTTTTCCCACACTGTACAGCAGCCACAACTTGCATCTTCTGTTCTCATGGCTCCACACGATATTGTCCCTGTGCCCCACAAAGCACCTTGTCCCACACCTGCGACAATGATGCATCACACAGTGATGACCCTTTCTCTGCAAAACCGGAATGCAGCTCCCATTTCTATTTATACACACCTGCAGGTTCAGAACAGTTTGGTCACCTTTCCCTGAAGTTTGGCCTAGATGGCTGGCTTGCAAGCACCTTGGGCTCTTGCAAGGTGCCAGCGTTCCACACAAACAGACAcgcttttttatttttggctgaTTAACATTGGCACAAGTGGACAAGGACACTCGCTCACAAAGGACACCCAGCCCAAGAACACCAGCTGTTCTGCTTCTCAACCAACCCATCCCTGCAGAAAAGCCTGGACAAACACTGtagctttaaagaaaatatctgcAATGGAAAACAACTTATCTCAGAAGCCCATCAAAGCTCTTTCCAAAGTACACAAAAGGGAAATCTGGTTCTGTAGCTTGAGAAATAGCGGTAGTGTTTAGAGATGCCTCCTAAAAGCCAGGTTTAGGTCCCAGAACAAACTGTGCCACAGAGAAGCTGTCTTGAATTTCTCCTCCCCAGTTAATAAACTGGGAGAAAGACTGGAAAGACCACCAGACGTCCAGTCCAAAAGGCCTAGAAGCAAAGGTTTTGTAGAAGGAGAAACGCTGCAAGATAGCCACGAAGAAGAGCGTCTACCAGACTGGCCTGACCTGACACAGACACTCACCTGGAGCATACTCCAGCACAGAGAAGACCTCTCCCTTGGCACTGGTGAAGGTGACTCCAGGCTTGCCCCCGCTCTGCTGACAGAGCACTGGTGTCTCACTGGGCCACTCTGACCTCACCGGTGTCTGTgcctctgctttttcttccttcttctctgtctCCACCATGGCTTccatcttttcctcctctgcaatAGCCACGTTATCCAAGGTCTTCTTCAgattttcctgcagctttttaATGTCATCCAAGAACTTCTTCTCCCGAGTGGGTTTTTCCAGCTCCACAGTTGGGGAGGTGGGAGAGCCAGTCAGCAGCTGCTCCACAGTCATATTTTTCAGGCTTTCCAAGATCTTGATGGCCTCTTTTAGCTCCCGGAAGCTCTTGGGGGCTCCGTCCTTACCAGCTTTCTCTGCAGCAAGATCTGCAACTGCCATAGCCACAGCTCCCTGGACTTGTTCCTCTACCTTTTTCACCTCTTCTGctgccggctcctccggctccaaATCCTCAATTCTTGGGTGGTCATCTTCCATGAGGCCATTGTCTGTCTCCCAGCTGTCGCTTTCATCCTCCCACTCAGAGGATGCCCCACTGGTGCTGCCATCGACAGAATCATAGTCCGACTCCTCAATCTCTGATTCAATGTTGTATAAGTGCTAAAGGAGACCAAAGGTAGAAAAGACACCAATGTATTTATGACTTAAGTACAGATTTTTAGTTGTTTGTAAATGAGGACAAGTCAGTTCTCCCCATGAAAAGGGGACTACCAGCTGGAATTTGTTGGGCTGTTTCAATCCCCATCTATCCCGAGTGGATTGTGTTTGATCCAAATAATGCAATCATGAATGACTTGCGCAGATTGTAAATCAGCATAGCCCCATCCTCCACCTTTCAAAGTAGGGCACTGTGGCAAAACTAGGGCAGTTCTAGGTGGGCCACAGCACTCCCAGGACTGGAATCCAGCCGACCAACGACAACATGCACGCACCATCAGCTACACAGATGTCCGAGGACTTCTGAATGCGGAGCTCGTTTAGAAGATGTTACATGTGTGTTGAGTTAGTATTTCTAGTCTTGCTTCTGTGCCAGCAACTGCATTGGCGCAGAACCCTGATTTGGCTGCACTGATGCTCTGTGCTTACAGAGACAATGCTGGACCTGGGAAAACATTCATACATCAGCTCTCTTCTCGCGCGGCCCAGAGTAATTGCCAGAGCTCTGCTACACTCCTTTAGCTGTTGTACGTCACTGTTGCCTAAAACACAGCTGGGACAATGAAGCCCAACTCAACTGCTAAACACACTCTTTGGTaaaatgttctctttcttttcacttcctGAAAGTTGAACCTGCCCACCTTCCATCTAGTCCCATCTCTTCTAATCATGCTCTGCACATGGCTACATCTCTCCCGAGGTCCCCTTGTAGAGGCACACAAACACACTCATTACAACTACAAGCTCCATCACACAAGCAAGGAAGCAAGAACAACTTTGCAAGGCTGCGTTAGGAAACTTACAAGATGGAGCATTTTATCCACAGGCTTCTGATGCTTGAATGACAGCCCAAGAATCCTCTTAATCTTGCCAGATATGATATTGGCCCCAGAGGCTAAAGCACACAGACACTCAGTCCTCTTGTCAGAGCCTTGAACTGAACCAGCACTGTTCAGCCAGTCCTGTGCTACCCAGAGACAGGCAGCCAACAGGGGTTAGCTGGGTTCAACACAAGTGACTGCAGGCAGGAAAAGCCATCAAAACTCACTGCCCTCAAAGCTAATCCAAATCTGAACTGGAAAGTTAATTAGCCAGTTATGCCATCTTTATTTTTAGAGCTGAGAAAAAGCACTCGGACAGCTCGTCTCTGGGCACGTGGACAAGCATTGATAAGTCATGGTTTTACCAACTGATAATTCATGCTCCTGACATTTCCCCAACTCCCATAATTACGCAGACAAGCAGAATCGAAAGGACTGGCGTgacacagcaggagctgctgcagagccccagcgccgcAGCGTGAGAACAGCCCTTTGTGGCGCGCACATCAGACCTCTGATTGTGCCCGTGATCCAAGCACATGTGACAACAGGGGGAAGGGAGACAGCAGCCTGCTTTGTAACACCCTAGCCCATTGCCATAGTGCAGGCATTGACTATTCTACTGTAATTAATGCAGAGCTGCTTGGTTTAGAAAGAAATTTTGATCAAATACTTCCACGCACAAATGCATTTCTGTAGCAGAGGCAATAGTGTTCTCTGCCACACTGATGGAGACGGGACCCTAGAGaaggttttcttttgtctttgggCTGTCTGCCTTAATTTGAGGCAACAAGGAGAAGAGACATAGGATTAAAGCGTATGTGGAGCAGTGAAGAACATTCAAAGACAGTACAACAAAAACCCCGAAAACAGAATAACGCAGAAGGCAAAGGAATGGGGCTAAGTGGATTAGCAGTGTGATTCTACCTACATTTTAAAGCTTATATTCAACTCCTTTCACTCCCCACGTTGGGAAGAGATTACTGTCTGAACCCTAGGTTACCTAAGGTCACATTTTGTGTCTCTAGCCCAGCTTTCAGGGGAGCTTCTTTAGCCTTGTAAAACACTACATTGTCATTTCACAAGTGAGACTGAACAATCTGCTGTTTTTCAGTGGTGATTTAGTTGAGCAATGCAGCGAGCTTGGGCTCAAGTCAGGATCGAGGATCACTGAACTTTGCAAAcccctctgcaaagcagcaggctCTAGAGGCCAGGAACAGGGTTGTGGTTAGAGCTGCGTGCATGCAGTGCAGTGAGCAAAGGGAATAACACTCTGGCCATACCTTCCTGgcagcacagaattttttttaaactcatgagCAGCAAAGACCAATTAGTTCCTCAGTCCTCCTGACAAAAGCAAGGATTTTAACATGCCAACAGAAGTGGGAAGTTACCCATCACAAAGAAAGGGAGGTGTAAATAGAGCAAGACTCTCTTACCCAGCGAATCTCTGCATCCAGGATTTAAAACCAAGACTTGTCACTCAGTGACGAGTTACAGGGATACCATGAGCTAGAAACAGGACCTCACCTGAGGCAGAATGATGGTCTTGGAGTTATCGGCCCACACCACTTCCACTTTACTGCTGACATCCACACGAGCCACCTGTCCAACTGAGGGCTGTAGAAACAAGAACAAATTGtcagttccctttctttcccaggCGCTTGCAGAGCTGGAAGGTTTTGAGAAACAGATCTTCCCCAGGTTGGAGGCCTGTAAACCTGGATCCTCATTAACAATGTTCTCATGCTTGCAATTTGGCCAGAGAGCCAACTGCAGCAGAAGCAACAGGAGTCCTGAGATCccatgggagaggagaagaatccTACGCGTACGGTTTTGTTGCTAATCTGAGCTAACAAAGGTAGACCACGGTTTTATCCCCACTGAATCACTGCCATGGAAACAAGGAAAATTTACTCCCCACCTCCTCTAAGAggagagggctgggaagggcCAGACTGACAGCAAACCCTGACTTCTGCTCAGCACCAGAACCATTCAAGGGCTGCGGCTTCACTGGAAGGCAAcaccacgggggggggggggggggggggcggctctgccagaaaggggaaaggagaccTTCCTCTGAATCGGGCTGCCCTCTAGTGGGATGCCAGGAATGGGGCCTTGGCGCTTGGCCAGCCAGCAGAAAGGGCTCTCGCAGCAACTTTTCCCAGCAGAGAGTAAGCGCAGACGTGAACAAACATGTCACAGTTGGCACAGGGCACGCACAGTTAGTAGTGTCTTCCAGTGTAGGAAGGTTATTTGGGTCAGCTGAGCAAGCACAGATATGTTTCACACTGCTGAAACTAGAACCACAACAAGAGCCATTCTAAACTTTTTAACCCTTTTCTAGGGCAACCATCTCAAAAGCTGAAGGTCTTGCAGGCACACTAAGGAAGCCTGTTTCCTAGCAGAGAGCGTATTCTCTCAAAAATGAAttgctccctcttcctccccagaagatCAATCAAGTCAACAATTCAAATCAAACGCATACATGGCAAGTCTGATGAAAACCAGAAGCCCAGGCTTCAGTTGTTAAGCGAAACAGGTTTCTCTAGCTCCAGACAAGTCAACCTTTACTCTTGGCTCAGGAATGCATAGGATAGCCTCATGTTAGAATTAAATCCTGCTTAGGACTtcagagtaaattaaaaatatcatttttgattCTTGTCTCAATTTTGTTTTTGCTCTCTTACAGCCCCAGTCATCATAGTCAAAGGACTTCCAGGTTGCATCTTCACTAGACTTGGAGATTTTCTATGCTAGTCAGGAGAGCAGGGCACACTACAACACAAAATTAGCAAGCTAGGGAGTTCAGGATGTCCGTGGGGGGCCCAAAGCCATACATCTCCCATCGACTCTTTCATGTGTCCCAACACCAATACCTGGTGACATGGTCACATAAGCAGGCCCAGCACTCACCTCATCTTCCTTAGCTGTGGCTCCCTCTGAGTTGCCAATGCGAATCACAATGTCAGTAGTGCGGAAGCGGAAGTCTGGATGATCAGCAATATCATACACGctcacatcctcctcctccccgatCAGCTACATTGGAGACAGAAGGCAAACATGTCAGCCCCAGGAAGCTGCACTGATTTTCAAAGTCTGCCCTCAACACTTAAAGTGCTTTTTGTGTTACGTTTTGCCAATTTCCAGTTGGTCCAACAGCCTGCAACATGGAGCTACTAAAGTCCCTTCTTTCCATATCATTCTATAGCAAACACCTGCTGCTGTGCAGTAGTGCCAGGCATTAGGCAGGTCAAACAAGGAATAATAACGAAAGGGAAAAAGACTGTCCTGTCTCTTGTCCATTCACCCTtacttttttttcaggttttatgctGCTAAGATGACAATACAGAGAACAGCATTTTATACCCTTCTGATTTCTCAAAGACAGTTCAGTAGGGCTAAAGGATAGCATTTACTTCGGAAACAATTCAAGGTAACAGGAAGCTTGATAAAAAGCTTGTCTTTTGATAGGAAACATCTTCCATTTGATTTCTCTTGGAGGAGAAGCACTAGGAGGtcacaaatattaaaaatgggCAGTAAAGAGGAACATAACCCCAGGCCAGACTGATCTTCTGTTTCTAGGTGCAAGGGACCCTGCTCAGTTAAGACAATCTGATCTCCCATCCCAAGGCAGAGGGCAGAGCACCAGATTTGAGAGGAACTGGGACagcacatctccaactagtccATCAGGAGTCTGCAAAATACAGTGCTCCAAGGGTATTAGGGGAGGAAGTGACCTATAACTAAGACTGACTGCAGGCAATACTGCCTTGCAGAGACAAGCAGGACAACTGCAAGTCACAGATTCCCTTTCTGCCAACTAGCAGAGACATGGAAGGAACAAATTCTTACAGTGCactcggtggggggggggcgggggggggaacccaaCAGTTTGTGACTGCTCCAGTAAAAACCTTCATGAGTACCAGAGCCTACTGTTGATAACGTGATGCACACTCTCCACTTACACTGGTCTTCAGGGTCTTGAGGCCTCTATAAATATGAGGCGACACCACCTCTAGCAAGCCTCCTAGGCCCAAAGAACATTACTGTTCCCTTCCTCAAGGAAAGGCAGCTGAAATTCCCAGGTTTATCTGTGTGAAGTCTGTGCAGTTCTGCAGCTGCTTCTCCTAGCTGGTCCCAGAATATGAGGCACTGCCTACTGCACTTACCTCCACATCATCTCCAGCGGGTTTCAACTTGAACCACTTCACCATGCAAGTACGGCCAATGTGGTCACCAGACTGCACTACTCCATACACACCAGGGTCCTGGGAACTCTGAGCTTTTGGTCACAATGgtaggaaagaaaacagacagtTCAAGTGGAGGAGCACAAACTTCACACAGCAACTGAGGCTGCCAGCTCCTAAGCGCTGGTCTGAAACCCTCTGCTTGTGAATGCCACGAGTAAGAACAGTTCTTCCTACAAAGGAGAATTTTGACTTTTCCCCGAGTCAAAACCGTGCTCGGCTAAGACGTCACATAATTAAATGGGGACATGGAGTGATGACAAAACAAGCTGACTGGACAGGGTGAATACGTTCACCTCAGGACCACTTGTAAGCTTCACCATCAAAGGAAGGTGGGCTGTCACCTTGATGCTCGCTCTCTAAACCAGCTCCACAGTGACTCAGACTGCATCAGAGTTTGTGGGCAGGACGGCCACGTGCTCCTTGGGAGCGGTACTGGCTGCCAAGTTCCTCCTCTAGGACTGTGCCTCCCACAACAACTATGTTCCACTGGAAAAACGCACTGGACAAACACAGAAGGCAGACAGGATGCAGGTGTACGCCTGCATATACATGCATAGGGGATCCACTAACACCAAAGCTGGGTGTGGACCACCCCTCCGTTTCTGCACTTTTATCCAGCACAACAGTATCCAGTCAGCTTTCCGACTCATCCGGCTGACAAGATCCACCTCCTGGCATCCTTAGCAGAGGGACACGAGGAATTGCAGGTATCACAGACTCTGCTTGGAGGGTATGGTTGACAGACGagtagaagaaaacaggtttttgaGGCCAAACTAGAACTGCAGTGACAGATAACTTTAGCTTCCATAAACCATGTCCAAACCTGCAACACCAGTAAAGACTACTAGTCTCATTAGAAACGGTCACACTAAACAGCAGGTGCTATTTTTATTGTCAAATCAGCTTTCCATCTTCCCAGCCTCTGGCTCTAGTACGTAGTGCTCCCCACGCTGAGGGTCTAGACCTGTTACAAGACGAGGAGCCGAGAATCAGATGGCGTGCCATCAATATTCCCTATCTCAAAACTCTAAATCTACTCATTTTCCTGGGACTACTACCGCGACCCTCACTAGCATTTCCAGTTGGTTTGGTGAAGAAAAGGGATGCAAGGAGGTGCTGCTTTTTGATCCCCAACCGCTCCAAGAAAAACAGAGGGTCAGGCTGGGCAAGCCATACAGAGAAAACAACACTTTTCCACCCATTCTAGGGCAGGAGCTCAGCTGTTTGCACTTCCAAGGACAAGGCATGCTGCCTCTAGTTACAGAAAAGCTGAGAATCCTAGTTTTGTTCCTCAGCATTTATTCTCGTCATGTTTTGCTCGTTATAATTCTATCTTGGCATTTAAATAAAGGCTCTTCGCTGACATCCATGTAAAGGCACCTGAATCACTGTCCCTTGTTAGGCTCTTGTACCTACCTCAAGTGAGGACTATTAACAGCTACTGTAAAAGGAGCTGCAAAGTATATCACAGATCCATACTGAAGAATACATTGCATTTAAGCAGTGTTTGTTCCCTGAGGAGAGAATGTTTTTCACACGCAATACCTCTTTTGTCCACCACAAAATCCCCAGGGCAGAACTCATTGTTGTCCAGATGATGTACTGGAATCAGCTCGTTGGAGCGAATGTTTGTCTCCACAGTGCCATCCTGCCACATTACGTCAGCCGAAGTCATTGTAGTCACCACTTCAACAGCAACCCTGGGAACACAAAGGCAACAAGTTACCAGAGGAAAAACGCACAAGTGCGACCAGAAC encodes:
- the UBE2O gene encoding (E3-independent) E2 ubiquitin-conjugating enzyme isoform X1 → MADQPAEAAPAPAAPAPAPAALPLPAPAPPGGSQRLLFSHDLVSGRYRGSVRFGLVRLIHGEDSDSEEEEGGRGTGGGAASSGGSESGGPGAGGAEEGRASPLRRGYVRVQWYPEGIKQHVKETKLKLEDRSVVPRDVVRHMSSSDSQCGTVIDVNIECAVKLVGTNCILYPVNSKDLQHIWPFMYGDYIAYDCWLGKVYDLKNQVILKLSNGARCSMSTEDGSKLYDVCPHVSDSGLFFDDSYGFYPGQVLIGPSKVFSSVQWLSGVKPVLSTKSKFRVVVEEVQVVELKVTWITKSFCPGGTDSVSPPPSVISQENLSRVKRLGCFDHAQRQLGERCLYVFPDKVEPAKITCECPERNCVLGEGSVAKKVRRLLKKQIVKIMSCSPESQGTSEAPDKESAAAADQKSEELKPGSKCELEDSSNNAPSAGEKKEEQPEETGKEKGGAAVRQQQPPFLLKDEGSSDYRLQSMEQDADDEAADDTDDTSSVTSSASSTASSQSGSGTGRKKSIPLSIKNLKRKHKKKKTKISREFKPGDRVAVEVVTTMTSADVMWQDGTVETNIRSNELIPVHHLDNNEFCPGDFVVDKRAQSSQDPGVYGVVQSGDHIGRTCMVKWFKLKPAGDDVELIGEEEDVSVYDIADHPDFRFRTTDIVIRIGNSEGATAKEDEPSVGQVARVDVSSKVEVVWADNSKTIILPQHLYNIESEIEESDYDSVDGSTSGASSEWEDESDSWETDNGLMEDDHPRIEDLEPEEPAAEEVKKVEEQVQGAVAMAVADLAAEKAGKDGAPKSFRELKEAIKILESLKNMTVEQLLTGSPTSPTVELEKPTREKKFLDDIKKLQENLKKTLDNVAIAEEEKMEAMVETEKKEEKAEAQTPVRSEWPSETPVLCQQSGGKPGVTFTSAKGEVFSVLEYAPDTHAFKKMEFQPPEAKKFFSTVRKEMALLATSLPDGIMVKTFEDRMDLFSALIKGPTRTPYEDGLFLFDIQLPNIYPAVPPLFRYLSQCSGRLNPNLYDNGKVCVSLLGTWIGKGTERWTSKSSLLQVLISIQGLILVNEPYYNEAGFDSDRGLQEGYENSRCYNEMTLIRVVQSMMQLLRRPVEVFEHEIREHFRCNGWRLVSRIESWLETNELVERSHEQANGADSTSLLSACGTLSESPGDNAELLGEYGSSSEQGAAAEFSDSALDGKEELDESEFTTSTPSAGDLHQYSDSESTGQAREVDLARDRTDEGKAAQDSALQPSVKPKKRRKSYRSFLPEKSGYPDIGFPLFPLSKGFIKSIRGVLQQYRAALAGANIPEWAEDK
- the UBE2O gene encoding (E3-independent) E2 ubiquitin-conjugating enzyme isoform X2 — protein: MSSSDSQCGTVIDVNIECAVKLVGTNCILYPVNSKDLQHIWPFMYGDYIAYDCWLGKVYDLKNQVILKLSNGARCSMSTEDGSKLYDVCPHVSDSGLFFDDSYGFYPGQVLIGPSKVFSSVQWLSGVKPVLSTKSKFRVVVEEVQVVELKVTWITKSFCPGGTDSVSPPPSVISQENLSRVKRLGCFDHAQRQLGERCLYVFPDKVEPAKITCECPERNCVLGEGSVAKKVRRLLKKQIVKIMSCSPESQGTSEAPDKESAAAADQKSEELKPGSKCELEDSSNNAPSAGEKKEEQPEETGKEKGGAAVRQQQPPFLLKDEGSSDYRLQSMEQDADDEAADDTDDTSSVTSSASSTASSQSGSGTGRKKSIPLSIKNLKRKHKKKKTKISREFKPGDRVAVEVVTTMTSADVMWQDGTVETNIRSNELIPVHHLDNNEFCPGDFVVDKRAQSSQDPGVYGVVQSGDHIGRTCMVKWFKLKPAGDDVELIGEEEDVSVYDIADHPDFRFRTTDIVIRIGNSEGATAKEDEPSVGQVARVDVSSKVEVVWADNSKTIILPQHLYNIESEIEESDYDSVDGSTSGASSEWEDESDSWETDNGLMEDDHPRIEDLEPEEPAAEEVKKVEEQVQGAVAMAVADLAAEKAGKDGAPKSFRELKEAIKILESLKNMTVEQLLTGSPTSPTVELEKPTREKKFLDDIKKLQENLKKTLDNVAIAEEEKMEAMVETEKKEEKAEAQTPVRSEWPSETPVLCQQSGGKPGVTFTSAKGEVFSVLEYAPDTHAFKKMEFQPPEAKKFFSTVRKEMALLATSLPDGIMVKTFEDRMDLFSALIKGPTRTPYEDGLFLFDIQLPNIYPAVPPLFRYLSQCSGRLNPNLYDNGKVCVSLLGTWIGKGTERWTSKSSLLQVLISIQGLILVNEPYYNEAGFDSDRGLQEGYENSRCYNEMTLIRVVQSMMQLLRRPVEVFEHEIREHFRCNGWRLVSRIESWLETNELVERSHEQANGADSTSLLSACGTLSESPGDNAELLGEYGSSSEQGAAAEFSDSALDGKEELDESEFTTSTPSAGDLHQYSDSESTGQAREVDLARDRTDEGKAAQDSALQPSVKPKKRRKSYRSFLPEKSGYPDIGFPLFPLSKGFIKSIRGVLQQYRAALAGANIPEWAEDK